One window from the genome of Pyrus communis chromosome 16, drPyrComm1.1, whole genome shotgun sequence encodes:
- the LOC137720965 gene encoding ras-related protein RABH1e-like, whose protein sequence is MATVSPLAKYKLVFLGDQSVGKTSIITRFMYDKFDTTYQATIGIDFLSKTMYLEDRTVRLQLWDTAGQERFRSLIPSYIRDSSVAVIVYDVANRQSFLNTNKWIEEVRTERGTDVIIVLVGNKTDLVDKRQVSIEEGDSKSREFGVMFIETSAKAGFNIKPLFRKIAAALPGMETLSSTKQEDMVDVNLKPTVNSSHTEQQGGGCAC, encoded by the exons ATGGCGACGGTGTCCCCTCTGGCCAAATACAAGCTCGTCTTCCTGGGCGATCAGTCCGTCGGCAAAACCAGCATCATCACCCGCTTCATGTACGACAAATTCGACACCACTTATCAG GCTACGATTGGAATCGATTTTCTGTCAAAAACGATGTACCTTGAAGATCGGACAGTTCGTTTGCAGCTCTG GGATACTGCAGGGCAAGAAAGATTTAGGAGTCTGATTCCAAGCTACATCAGGGATTCTTCTGTTGCCGTAATCGTCTATGATGTAGCCA ATAGACAGTCATTTCTGAACACTAATAAGTGGATTGAGGAAGTACGAACAGAACGGGGAACTGATGTCATCATCGTGCTTGTGGGGAACAAGACTGATCTCGTCGATAAAAG GCAAGTCTCGATAGAGGAAGGAGATTCAAAATCTCGCGAGTTTGGAGTCATGTTCATTGAAACTAGTGCAAAAGCAGGATTTAACATCAAG CCTCTATTCCGTAAAATTGCTGCTGCTTTGCCAGGGATGGAAACCCTTTCTTCCACAAAACAGGAAGACATGGTCGATGTAAACCTGAAACCGACTGTTAACTCGTCCCATACAGAGCAG
- the LOC137720317 gene encoding BTB/POZ domain-containing protein DOT3-like: MLFHPSLSSFTPYTSGQKMNKSLNPPQIPEADYEGTERILVPPKHITLAGAFEKKQHSWYKQIKSGLNYSISSPPFPLRLFIFPLTLSFPLVDSCRFIDSHVPTDLTIQVEGVAFNVHKCPLLSKCGYIGRLEFHPSHSNFGYELELENFPGGSETFELILKFCYGLPVGLNPNNIAPLRCASEFLEMTEEIQDGNLISKTESFLTLVVLSSWKDTVSVLKSCETLSPWAENLQIVRRCCDTIAWKASREKVIRDADGQEGWWLNEVATFRIDHFMRTITAIKARSTRPEFVGKCIMHYAERWLTGMDVEFEGLRGYGLGKNELRFSILNRSKEDGGYEYSKEQKAIIESLVSILPPQNEALPCKFLLRMLRLAMLYSASPALISELEKRAGMMLKDANVNDLLIPSYYDADQGKLANSPEECMMHDIEVVQRIVEYFLMHEQQEQQQKTAKIAVSKLLDNYLAEIAGDPNLSITKFHVLAELLPENARTCDDGLYRAIDTYLKTHPTLPEHDRRRLCRIMNCDKLSLDACMHAALNDRLPMRTIVQVLFSEQVKMRTVMQEKESPSGDSSEQHGNYSSTDAEIKNLKAELENVKMKMAELQSDYSELQHEYERIISNKQKNVSGWSLGWRKIKNSFHTKVEENETGDNQQRTNPARRRTTSIRRSSIT; this comes from the exons ATGTTATTCCATCCAAGTCTCTCATCTTTCACTCCCTACACATCCGGCCAAAAGATGAACAAGTCCCTGAATCCACCGCAAATTCCAGAGGCCGACTACGAGGGCACTGAGCGCATCCTAGTTCCTCCAAAACACATCACTTTAGCTGGTGCCTTCGAAAAGAAACAACACTCCTGGTATAAACAGATAAAGTCTGGCCTAAACTACTCAATTAGTTCGCCTCCATTCCCTCTTCGACTGTTTATCTTCCCTCTCACTCTTTCCTTTCCTTTGGTGGATTCATGCAGGTTTATCGATTCTCATGTACCAACGGACCTAACCATTCAAGTTGAAGGCGTCGCCTTTAACGTTCACAAG TGTCCCTTGCTGTCAAAATGTGGCTACATAGGTCGACTGGAATTTCATCCTTCACATTCAAACTTCGGTTATGAACTCGAGCTTGAAAACTTCCCCGGCGGATCAGAAACCTTTGAACTCATTTTAAAATTCTGTTACGGTCTTCCAGTGGGCTTAAACCCTAACAATATAGCTCCGCTGAGATGCGCCTCGGAATTTCTTGAAATGACTGAAGAAATTCAAGATGGAAATCTCATTTCTAAGACCGAATCTTTTCTCACGCTTGTGGTCCTTTCTTCATGGAAAGACACCGTTTCTGTGCTCAAATCTTGTGAAACTCTATCTCCATGGGCTGAAAATCTTCAAATTGTCAGACGCTGCTGCGACACAATCGCTTGGAAGGCTTCCAGAGAGAAGGTAATTCGGGATGCAGATGGTCAAGAAGGCTGGTGGCTTAACGAAGTGGCTACCTTTCGAATAGATCATTTCATGAGGACTATAACAGCAATAAAGGCAAGGAGTACCAGACCAGAGTTTGTAGGTAAATGTATTATGCACTATGCAGAAAGATGGTTGACAGGCATGGATGTGGAGTTTGAAGGACTAAGAGGATACGGGCTTGGAAAGAATGAGCTGCGGTTCAGTATATTGAATAGGAGCAAGGAAGACGGGGGTTACGAATACAGCAAGGAGCAAAAAGCAATTATTGAAAGCCTAGTAAGCATCCTACCTCCTCAAAACGAGGCTCTTCCATGTAAGTTCTTATTGCGGATGTTAAGGTTGGCCATGCTGTACTCTGCATCGCCAGCGTTGATTTCAGAGCTTGAAAAAAGAGCAGGGATGATGTTGAAAGATGCCAATGTGAACGATCTGCTGATTCCTAGTTACTATGATGCAGATCAAGGGAAACTGGCTAA TTCACCTGAAGAATGCATGATGCACGACATTGAAGTTGTGCAACGGATTGTGGAATATTTCTTGATGCATGAGCAGCAAGAACAGCAACAGAAGACTGCTAAAATCGCTGTTAGTAAGCTGTTAGACAACTACCTAGCAGAGATTGCAGGAGACCCAAACCTCTCCATAACAAAGTTTCATGTATTGGCAGAATTACTGCCAGAAAATGCTCGAACATGTGATGATGGCCTTTACAGAGCCATTGATACCTATCTAAAG ACTCATCCTACGCTGCCTGAGCATGACCGGAGAAGGCTATGCAGAATAATGAACTGTGATAAACTATCGCttgatgcatgcatgcacgCTGCACTAAATGATCGACTGCCTATGAGAACCATTGTCCAG GTGCTGTTCTCAGAGCAAGTAAAGATGAGGACAGTGATGCAAGAGAAGGAATCACCAAGCGGCGATAGCTCTGAACAGCACGGGAACTACTCATCAACAGATGCAGAGATTAAAAATCTTAAAGCAGAACTtgagaatgtaaagatgaagaTGGCAGAGCTGCAGAGTGACTACTCCGAACTGCAACACGAGTATGAAAGGATAATAAGCAACAAGCAAAAGAATGTATCGGGTTGGAGTTTGGGATGGAGAAAAATCAAGAACTCTTTCCATACAAAAGTTGAGGAAAATGAAACTGGAGACAACCAACAAAGAACCAACCCAGCTAGGCGCAGAACCACCTCCATACGAAGGTCGTCAATTACCTAA
- the LOC137720318 gene encoding uncharacterized protein: MGSRLGRRVVHFANLPIKLLMPNNFTNITEIALKTIPSASKIEIKRVMESLYGFQVDKVRTLNMEGKKKKRGGLLIAKPDYKKAYVTLKAPLSLSQDLYPIGIVQQDRKQQTANQTKSAVVEEGETEKHWLYGNKERQQQPPSTHRVKNTDKGSAVFGDGPAKFPWSSMRFR, translated from the coding sequence ATGGGAAGCAGATTGGGAAGGAGGGTAGTCCACTTCGCAAACCTACCCATCAAGCTTCTGATGCCCAACAACTTCACCAACATCACAGAAATCGCTCTCAAAACCATCCCATCGGCCTCCAAGATCGAAATCAAGCGCGTCATGGAGTCCCTCTACGGATTCCAGGTCGACAAGGTCCGCACCCTCAACATGGAGGGCAAGAAGAAGAAGCGTGGCGGTCTTCTCATCGCAAAACCCGACTACAAGAAGGCCTACGTCACCCTCAAGGctcccctctccctctcccagGACCTCTACCCCATCGGAATCGTCCAGCAGGACCGCAAGCAGCAGACAGCCAACCAGACCAAGTCCGCCGTCGTCGAAGAGGGCGAGACCGAGAAGCATTGGCTTTACGGGAACAAGGAGCGGCAGCAGCAGCCGCCAAGCACTCACAGGGTTAAGAACACCGATAAGGGTTCGGCTGTTTTCGGCGACGGCCCGGCCAAGTTCCCCTGGAGCAGCATGAGGTTCCGCTAG